Proteins encoded in a region of the Gammaproteobacteria bacterium genome:
- the flhF gene encoding flagellar biosynthesis protein FlhF, giving the protein MKVKRYQADSMQQAMAMVRAELGKDAVLISTKRVDGKVEVLAASDYEIEQVKRAVEEPTLPEPVRRQEPMAGPGSSRGFPLELLADREVENQRLKLKEREQQLEIYSQSRSLQEMQVEIGRLRKLFEGEMAQLVWRESHDRQPNRMALLSRLEMTGINHDLATRLVDKVLPCDDLGLAWQKVIRILLKTMGKSAPDPLEDGGVIALIGSTGVGKTTTAVKLAAGFARKYGRNQVALITTDDYRVGQREQLLSLGSSLGLSVQVAASQEEMRQAMESFAERKLLIIDTAGISQRQQNFREQLELFLEGERKVSPYLVLSATVQESVTNETIRAFSDLNPVAAIVTKTDENVSIGPMLSSLIRFRLPVAYVGTGQEIPDDLIRADGEFFTDKIRESYRHAMAQTQRRRKASA; this is encoded by the coding sequence ATGAAAGTAAAACGATACCAGGCAGACAGCATGCAGCAGGCTATGGCTATGGTGCGAGCGGAGCTGGGAAAGGATGCGGTATTGATCTCCACCAAGCGGGTCGATGGCAAGGTGGAGGTTCTGGCCGCCAGTGACTATGAGATTGAACAGGTAAAACGCGCGGTGGAAGAGCCGACACTGCCGGAGCCCGTGCGGCGGCAGGAACCCATGGCGGGCCCTGGCTCGAGCCGCGGATTCCCCCTTGAATTGCTGGCTGATCGGGAGGTTGAAAATCAGCGGCTCAAACTGAAGGAAAGAGAGCAGCAACTGGAAATTTACAGCCAGTCCAGGTCTCTGCAGGAGATGCAGGTGGAGATCGGCAGGCTCAGAAAGCTGTTCGAGGGTGAGATGGCCCAGCTGGTGTGGCGTGAATCCCATGATCGCCAGCCCAACCGTATGGCCCTGCTTTCCAGGCTGGAGATGACCGGTATCAATCACGATCTGGCCACCCGGCTGGTCGATAAGGTGCTCCCCTGCGATGACCTGGGGCTTGCCTGGCAGAAGGTGATCAGGATCCTGCTCAAAACCATGGGCAAATCCGCGCCTGATCCCCTTGAGGACGGCGGTGTTATTGCGCTGATAGGTTCTACCGGTGTCGGCAAGACAACCACGGCAGTGAAGCTGGCCGCTGGCTTCGCCAGAAAATACGGCAGGAATCAGGTGGCATTGATTACTACTGACGATTACCGGGTCGGTCAGCGTGAGCAGCTGCTGTCCCTGGGCAGCTCGCTCGGCCTGTCGGTCCAGGTTGCCGCCAGCCAGGAAGAAATGCGTCAGGCCATGGAGAGTTTCGCCGAGCGCAAGCTGCTGATCATCGATACGGCAGGTATCAGTCAGCGACAGCAGAACTTCCGGGAGCAGCTTGAGCTATTTCTGGAAGGGGAAAGGAAAGTTTCCCCCTACCTGGTTTTAAGTGCCACGGTCCAGGAGTCGGTAACGAATGAAACCATCAGGGCGTTTTCCGACCTGAATCCGGTGGCAGCCATCGTCACCAAGACCGATGAGAACGTGTCGATAGGACCGATGCTTTCCTCGCTGATACGCTTTCGACTGCCGGTAGCGTATGTCGGCACCGGCCAGGAAATCCCCGATGATCTGATACGCGCTGATGGGGAGTTTTTTACCGACAAGATCAGGGAATCCTATCGACATGCCATGGCGCAGACGCAGCGCCGTCGCAAGGCTTCCGCATGA
- a CDS encoding MinD/ParA family protein, giving the protein MTWSAPVRTIAVTGGKGGVGKSSVAINIAMELVKSDRSVLLLDADLGMANVDIMLNLKPGRDLSHVVDGQCALEDIIVEGPRGLHVVPAASGLGRMAALSSFEQMGLIRAFSDLEARYEVLIVDTAAGIAPGVLSFTKAAQELVLVLCDEPASLADAYGLIKVLSREHGVRKFQVLANMVKDPSHGRALFARLAEVADQYLDVSIGYLGSIPLDDNLRAATKSRAAVTDKYPYSTSSLAFQQVARRLCELPAHSGANGQIEFFLEKALAGQNKSIGYGRGMS; this is encoded by the coding sequence ATGACTTGGTCAGCACCTGTTAGAACAATAGCCGTAACCGGAGGAAAAGGGGGGGTAGGCAAGTCCAGCGTAGCAATCAATATCGCTATGGAACTGGTCAAGAGTGATAGATCCGTGCTGTTGCTTGATGCCGATCTGGGGATGGCCAATGTGGATATCATGCTCAACCTGAAGCCGGGCAGGGATCTTTCCCATGTGGTGGACGGTCAGTGTGCGCTGGAAGATATTATCGTCGAGGGGCCACGTGGCCTGCATGTTGTCCCGGCGGCTTCCGGGTTGGGGCGGATGGCGGCGCTCAGCAGCTTTGAGCAGATGGGATTGATCCGGGCGTTCAGCGATCTGGAAGCGCGCTACGAAGTTCTGATCGTCGACACGGCCGCGGGTATTGCCCCGGGTGTGCTCAGCTTTACCAAGGCCGCTCAGGAGTTGGTGCTGGTGTTGTGTGACGAGCCTGCCTCGCTGGCCGACGCGTACGGGTTGATCAAAGTCTTGAGCCGCGAACACGGCGTCAGGAAATTCCAGGTGCTGGCCAATATGGTAAAGGATCCGTCCCATGGCAGAGCGCTGTTTGCGAGACTTGCGGAGGTGGCCGATCAGTATCTTGATGTGAGTATCGGTTACCTGGGCAGTATTCCCCTGGATGACAATTTACGCGCGGCCACTAAATCAAGAGCGGCTGTCACCGATAAATATCCCTATAGTACGTCGAGTCTGGCATTCCAGCAGGTTGCGAGACGTCTCTGCGAGTTGCCGGCGCATTCGGGCGCCAATGGACAGATCGAATTTTTTCTTGAGAAGGCGCTCGCCGGTCAGAACAAGAGTATCGGGTACGGAAGAGGGATGTCATGA
- a CDS encoding RNA polymerase sigma factor FliA, producing the protein MNIGMQSRELDATFSRDTLFEENMSLVTTIAHHIGSRLPAGKSVDDLIQVGLIGLLEAVRTYEPQPGVDFKAYANIRIRGAIIDELRRETWVPRSVQQKSRQVSQAIQEVENRLGRTATDAEIARELNVSLEEYGDLLEAVASCSLFSLDDENGLSHPVTDENEIIDKIHYDALKSKLANIIGQLPEQEKLVVALYYDYGLNLREIGEVLNVSESRACQIHSQAMSRLRIKLRNHLNEGDI; encoded by the coding sequence ATGAATATCGGAATGCAAAGTCGCGAGCTGGATGCAACCTTCTCTCGAGATACGTTGTTTGAAGAGAATATGTCTCTGGTCACGACTATTGCTCACCACATCGGCTCCCGTTTACCGGCAGGTAAAAGTGTCGACGACCTGATACAGGTGGGGCTTATCGGCCTTCTTGAAGCGGTGCGCACCTATGAGCCGCAACCGGGGGTGGATTTCAAAGCCTATGCGAATATTCGCATACGTGGCGCAATTATCGATGAACTGCGTCGGGAGACCTGGGTTCCGCGTTCCGTTCAGCAGAAATCGCGCCAGGTCTCTCAGGCCATTCAGGAGGTAGAGAACAGGTTGGGCCGGACCGCTACCGACGCGGAGATAGCAAGGGAATTGAATGTGTCGCTGGAGGAGTACGGCGATTTACTGGAAGCCGTGGCGAGTTGCAGCCTGTTCAGTCTGGACGATGAGAATGGTCTGTCCCATCCGGTAACCGATGAAAACGAAATCATCGACAAGATTCATTACGACGCCCTGAAATCCAAGCTGGCGAATATAATCGGTCAATTGCCCGAACAGGAGAAGCTGGTGGTTGCTTTGTATTACGACTACGGGCTGAATCTTCGGGAAATCGGTGAAGTGCTGAATGTGAGTGAATCCCGGGCCTGTCAGATTCACAGCCAGGCCATGAGCCGCCTGCGCATCAAGCTTCGAAACCACCTGAACGAAGGCGATATCTGA
- a CDS encoding flagellar protein FlgN codes for METQSSPDSTLAGLLQNEIDCATVLLQFLQNESARLASDASFIDNDNTDKLRLLEGLQQATHTRIQFASAHSLPLQAATLQQAASKSESAAVVATRLARLAKLGQQLVQENRLIGQLINRRSQFINRVLDSLTPASHNSGAITYEENGSVSGDFRNSLLDLSGI; via the coding sequence ATGGAAACCCAATCCAGTCCCGATTCGACACTCGCCGGTTTATTGCAGAATGAAATAGATTGCGCCACGGTGTTACTGCAGTTTCTGCAGAACGAAAGTGCCAGGCTTGCCAGCGACGCGTCTTTCATCGATAACGACAACACCGACAAGCTTCGCCTGCTGGAAGGTCTTCAGCAGGCCACCCACACAAGAATACAGTTTGCCTCCGCTCACAGCCTGCCGCTGCAGGCCGCTACTCTTCAGCAGGCGGCCAGCAAGAGTGAGTCCGCGGCTGTCGTTGCGACACGGTTGGCCAGACTGGCGAAGCTGGGACAGCAACTCGTTCAGGAGAACCGGCTTATCGGGCAGCTGATCAACCGACGTTCTCAGTTTATCAACAGGGTACTGGACAGCCTGACTCCTGCTTCACACAACTCCGGGGCGATCACCTACGAAGAAAACGGCAGCGTGTCGGGAGATTTCAGAAACAGCCTGCTGGACCTTTCCGGCATCTGA
- the flgM gene encoding flagellar biosynthesis anti-sigma factor FlgM, whose translation MSNEINTGKIPLNLATGKSQGAQQPESPKPGAAKTAAIAATSSPSADKVSMTGDASRLQQLEGLLKDTPQVNNTLVTEVSQLIASGKLEINLERIAANLLETEAGITDPER comes from the coding sequence ATGAGCAATGAAATCAATACCGGCAAGATCCCGCTAAACCTGGCCACCGGCAAGAGCCAGGGGGCCCAGCAGCCGGAATCCCCAAAGCCGGGGGCGGCAAAAACCGCGGCAATTGCAGCTACTTCTTCTCCGTCAGCCGACAAGGTCAGCATGACGGGCGATGCTTCGCGCCTGCAGCAACTTGAAGGGCTCCTCAAGGACACTCCGCAGGTCAACAATACCCTGGTAACTGAAGTCAGCCAGCTGATCGCCAGCGGCAAGCTGGAAATCAATCTGGAGCGCATAGCTGCCAACCTGCTGGAAACCGAAGCAGGGATCACGGATCCGGAACGCTGA
- the flgA gene encoding flagellar basal body P-ring formation chaperone FlgA yields MKVNILTGCRQFSSLLLCAGCLAAPLALAENGAIQSHEVIRSVAAQFARDQIDTAGLSAIQAQAAELDPRLNLAECDVPLEAFATARTRQLARTTVGVKCTGAKPWTLYVPVTIEALADVVFTRRPLLRGEALTADALEIRKLPIAKLPLRHISSPEQLTGMETTRPLQADTAVTLNALRARQLVKQGQEVGIVAVSGGIQVRMSGVAMRSGSRGDRIPVQNHSSGRQVEAEILDRSTVRVNF; encoded by the coding sequence ATGAAGGTCAATATTTTGACGGGCTGTCGACAATTCTCATCACTGCTGCTTTGCGCTGGCTGCCTGGCCGCGCCCCTGGCGCTGGCGGAAAACGGCGCGATTCAATCCCACGAAGTGATTCGTTCCGTTGCCGCGCAGTTCGCCCGCGACCAGATTGACACCGCGGGTCTGTCCGCTATCCAGGCCCAGGCGGCGGAGCTTGATCCACGGCTGAACCTGGCCGAGTGTGACGTCCCACTGGAAGCCTTCGCCACCGCCAGAACCCGTCAATTGGCCCGCACCACGGTGGGTGTAAAATGCACCGGCGCCAAGCCCTGGACTCTCTATGTACCCGTGACGATCGAGGCGCTTGCCGATGTGGTATTCACCCGGCGACCGCTGTTGCGCGGTGAAGCCCTGACAGCCGATGCGCTGGAAATTCGCAAGCTGCCCATTGCAAAGCTGCCGCTGCGTCATATCAGCAGCCCGGAGCAGCTCACCGGCATGGAAACCACGCGACCGCTGCAGGCCGACACAGCTGTCACGCTCAATGCCTTGAGAGCCAGGCAGCTGGTCAAACAGGGCCAGGAGGTAGGGATTGTCGCGGTCAGCGGCGGTATCCAGGTGCGTATGTCCGGAGTGGCCATGCGCAGCGGATCCCGTGGCGACCGTATACCTGTGCAGAATCACAGTTCCGGACGCCAGGTAGAGGCAGAGATACTCGACCGGAGCACGGTTCGGGTCAACTTTTGA
- the flgB gene encoding flagellar basal body rod protein FlgB, which yields MSWIDSALGIHPALLQFQSQRSSALAANIANESTPGFKARDYDFQSVMRSIASGAETGLRTTQARHLAGPGSRGSANLLYRVPTKPLVDGNSVEPEVEQALFAENALRYQASLQFLDGAFSGLKLAIRGQR from the coding sequence ATGAGTTGGATAGACAGCGCCCTGGGAATTCACCCCGCCCTGTTGCAGTTTCAGTCGCAGCGCAGCTCTGCGCTGGCTGCCAACATCGCCAACGAGAGTACGCCGGGTTTCAAGGCGCGGGATTACGATTTTCAGTCGGTCATGCGTTCGATTGCGAGCGGTGCCGAAACCGGCTTGCGTACTACGCAGGCTCGGCACCTGGCAGGACCCGGCAGCAGGGGGTCTGCCAATCTGCTCTATCGCGTGCCAACCAAGCCACTGGTCGATGGCAACAGCGTTGAGCCGGAAGTGGAACAGGCACTCTTCGCAGAAAATGCCCTGCGGTATCAGGCCTCTCTGCAATTTCTGGACGGGGCGTTCTCGGGACTCAAGCTGGCAATCAGAGGGCAGCGCTGA
- the flgC gene encoding flagellar basal body rod protein FlgC, producing MGITDTFKITGTALSAHSIHMDVIARNMASAQLVSGSEQSAYRARRPEFAALLNNSFQTLGGAGPLTGGRETAGITVRRVNESSTPVERKHMPESPLADEQGYVYLSNVNVVEEMAYMMQASRAYQSNLEVMNTAKQLMLRTLSMGSR from the coding sequence ATGGGAATTACTGACACTTTCAAAATCACCGGTACCGCACTGAGTGCGCACAGCATCCACATGGACGTGATTGCCCGGAATATGGCCAGCGCGCAACTGGTCAGTGGCTCAGAGCAAAGCGCTTACCGTGCCCGTCGCCCCGAATTTGCCGCCCTGTTGAATAACAGTTTCCAGACCCTTGGCGGCGCGGGCCCTCTGACCGGGGGGCGCGAGACGGCCGGTATCACAGTAAGGCGGGTTAATGAAAGTTCGACGCCGGTGGAGCGCAAGCATATGCCGGAAAGTCCCCTGGCTGATGAGCAGGGCTATGTCTATCTCTCCAATGTGAACGTGGTGGAGGAAATGGCTTACATGATGCAGGCCTCGCGGGCCTACCAGTCGAACTTGGAGGTGATGAATACCGCCAAGCAGTTGATGTTGCGGACATTAAGCATGGGCAGCAGATAA
- a CDS encoding flagellar hook capping FlgD N-terminal domain-containing protein codes for MEGLEQVFGSSYNPGSKQLDQPRNELGQEDFFRLMVAQLNNQDPTKPLDNAEFLGQLAQFSTVSGIDDMNESFGGLVNNFFTSQAMMAAQLIGREVLTEAGPILDAFFTPGEELLGGIIAENPTEDARVTIYDGSGNLINSIALGDIEAGSHQFAWNGAVKGGGEAELGKYLIVAEGWVDGGLTSLAMQQYREVTSVSVDRQNTSVLLQLDNGEDVKFSQVNEFK; via the coding sequence ATGGAAGGTTTGGAACAGGTATTCGGTAGTTCGTACAACCCGGGCTCCAAGCAACTGGATCAACCCAGAAACGAGCTGGGCCAGGAGGATTTCTTCCGCCTGATGGTGGCGCAACTGAACAATCAGGACCCCACCAAACCTCTGGACAATGCTGAATTTTTGGGACAACTGGCCCAGTTCAGTACAGTTTCCGGCATTGATGATATGAATGAGTCTTTTGGTGGGCTGGTGAATAATTTCTTTACCTCTCAAGCCATGATGGCGGCGCAGCTGATAGGCCGGGAAGTGCTTACTGAAGCGGGCCCGATTCTTGATGCTTTCTTCACACCTGGAGAAGAATTGCTGGGAGGCATCATCGCGGAAAATCCAACCGAGGATGCGCGCGTCACCATCTATGACGGATCGGGCAACCTGATCAATTCGATAGCGCTGGGAGATATCGAAGCGGGGTCACACCAGTTTGCCTGGAATGGCGCGGTGAAGGGTGGGGGCGAGGCCGAACTGGGCAAATACCTGATCGTGGCCGAGGGCTGGGTCGATGGCGGGCTTACCAGCCTTGCCATGCAGCAATACAGAGAGGTCACCAGTGTATCGGTCGATCGGCAGAACACCTCGGTCCTGCTACAGCTGGATAACGGTGAAGACGTGAAATTTTCACAGGTCAATGAATTCAAATAA
- the flgE gene encoding flagellar hook protein FlgE translates to MSFDTAISGIKAASTNLGIIGNNIANAGTTGFKYSRGEFADLFATSKLGTASNAIGKGVQVKSVNQSFTQGNITFTDNVLDMAVSGTGFFVLNDGGSQVYSRAGNFQVDREGYVGNSSGHRLMVFNTNTAGDTSGGIGELRIDTSQIQPNATSDVEFTANLDSREVPPTIAWPATGFDAFALPPTAPDADMFNASTAATIYDSLGNPHTLSLYFSRTATGNEWNIHTLIDGVSQSGPDTLQFTDMGIIDSASLPFELNITGWTPLDSTGAANGAAAQDFIVDLSNLTQYGDFFSVSDIQQDGFATGQLSGVEVGDTGIVFARFTNGQSRALGQVALADFSNSSGLQPLGNSVWAETFASGQPVLGAPGAGGLGLVQSGALEESNVEITQELVNMIIAQRNFQANAKVIQTQDAVNQTVINLR, encoded by the coding sequence ATGTCATTCGATACAGCAATCTCGGGTATCAAGGCAGCCTCAACAAACCTTGGCATCATTGGCAACAATATCGCCAATGCCGGCACCACCGGATTCAAGTATTCCCGTGGCGAGTTTGCTGACTTGTTTGCCACCAGCAAGCTGGGTACCGCCAGCAACGCGATCGGTAAAGGCGTGCAGGTTAAGTCGGTCAACCAGTCCTTTACTCAGGGCAATATAACTTTCACTGACAACGTGCTGGACATGGCGGTCAGCGGTACCGGTTTTTTTGTGCTCAACGACGGCGGCTCGCAGGTATACAGCCGCGCCGGTAACTTCCAGGTGGATAGAGAGGGATATGTCGGTAATTCCAGCGGGCACCGACTGATGGTGTTCAATACCAATACGGCGGGAGATACGTCAGGGGGGATAGGCGAGCTGCGGATCGATACTTCCCAGATTCAGCCCAATGCCACCAGCGATGTAGAGTTCACCGCTAATCTCGATTCGCGGGAAGTGCCGCCCACCATTGCATGGCCGGCAACGGGATTTGACGCCTTTGCGTTGCCGCCCACAGCGCCTGATGCGGATATGTTCAATGCTTCAACCGCAGCCACTATCTATGACAGTCTGGGTAATCCGCACACGCTCAGCTTGTATTTTTCCAGAACCGCCACCGGCAACGAGTGGAACATCCATACTCTGATCGACGGGGTGTCTCAGAGCGGTCCGGATACTTTGCAGTTTACTGACATGGGTATTATCGATTCAGCAAGCCTGCCGTTTGAACTCAACATAACCGGGTGGACGCCGCTGGACAGCACGGGCGCTGCCAACGGTGCTGCAGCGCAGGACTTCATCGTTGATTTGTCGAACCTCACCCAGTACGGCGATTTCTTCAGCGTTTCAGATATCCAGCAGGATGGGTTCGCAACAGGTCAGCTTTCGGGGGTTGAGGTAGGCGATACAGGCATAGTGTTTGCAAGATTTACCAATGGCCAGTCGCGAGCGCTCGGCCAGGTTGCACTGGCTGACTTTTCCAATTCGTCTGGTCTGCAGCCATTGGGCAATAGTGTCTGGGCAGAGACATTCGCATCGGGGCAGCCGGTTCTCGGCGCCCCTGGAGCCGGTGGGTTGGGTCTGGTGCAATCCGGTGCGCTGGAGGAATCCAATGTTGAAATCACACAGGAGTTGGTAAACATGATCATAGCGCAGCGAAACTTTCAGGCTAACGCGAAGGTCATCCAGACGCAGGACGCGGTGAATCAGACGGTAATCAACCTGCGCTAG
- the flgF gene encoding flagellar basal body rod protein FlgF, with protein MENARQIMLAQAVNANNLANASTDGFRAELSYLMDTDQGRLAFSSPDLSGGYVRSTGRNLDVAVKGDGWIAVQGLDGQEAYSRRGDLQIDPFGQLTDGAGHPILGNNGPIALPPYANVEIATDGTLSIQPLGQPANTLAIVDRIKLVELAPEQVVRGDDGLMRAADGAAAPASASAQLIAGSLEGSNVNAVEEMVKMIDLARRFEAQIQLMRSEDENNASLAELMNFS; from the coding sequence ATGGAGAACGCCAGACAGATCATGCTGGCCCAGGCGGTCAACGCCAATAACCTGGCCAATGCCAGTACTGACGGGTTTCGTGCCGAGCTCTCCTATCTGATGGACACCGATCAGGGTCGGCTGGCTTTCAGCTCACCCGATCTTTCAGGCGGTTACGTCAGGTCCACCGGTAGAAATCTCGATGTTGCAGTCAAGGGTGACGGCTGGATCGCAGTGCAGGGGCTCGATGGGCAGGAAGCGTATTCGCGGCGGGGAGACCTGCAGATCGACCCCTTCGGTCAGCTCACCGATGGCGCCGGTCATCCCATTCTGGGGAACAACGGCCCGATTGCCCTGCCACCCTACGCGAATGTGGAGATCGCCACAGACGGTACCCTGTCAATCCAGCCGCTTGGTCAGCCGGCCAACACGCTGGCGATAGTCGACCGCATCAAACTGGTCGAGTTGGCCCCCGAGCAGGTGGTACGTGGCGATGACGGTCTGATGCGTGCAGCCGATGGTGCGGCCGCCCCCGCCAGCGCCTCGGCCCAGCTCATTGCCGGGAGCCTGGAAGGCAGCAACGTCAATGCCGTGGAAGAAATGGTCAAGATGATTGATCTGGCCCGGCGTTTTGAGGCGCAGATACAGCTGATGCGCTCCGAGGACGAAAACAACGCGTCTCTCGCGGAACTGATGAATTTCAGTTGA
- the flgG gene encoding flagellar basal-body rod protein FlgG → MTQALWIAKTGLDAQQTKMSVISNNLANASTAGFKRSRAVFEDLLYQNQRQPGAQSSQDTTYATGLMLGTGVRIMATEKIFSQGAASQTQNPLDVSIEGKGFLQVLMPDGSLAYSRSGSMQVDAQGQLVTPNGYPIQPAINIPIDAQSVTIGTDGTVTVSLPGTAAVTQVGTIQLADFINPAGLQATGGNLFVESTSSGAPQVGVPGLNGLGLLRQGYIEGSNVNVVEELVSMIETQRAYEMNSRAVSTADQMLQFVTNNL, encoded by the coding sequence ATGACCCAGGCTTTATGGATAGCCAAGACAGGTCTTGATGCTCAGCAGACAAAAATGTCAGTTATTTCCAATAACCTGGCCAATGCCAGTACGGCGGGATTCAAGCGCAGTCGGGCGGTATTTGAGGATCTGCTGTACCAGAATCAGCGTCAGCCCGGCGCCCAGTCGTCCCAGGACACCACTTACGCCACCGGCCTTATGCTGGGCACCGGCGTACGCATCATGGCGACGGAAAAGATTTTTTCCCAGGGTGCCGCGTCGCAAACCCAGAATCCGCTGGATGTATCAATCGAAGGCAAGGGATTTCTGCAGGTGCTGATGCCCGACGGCAGCCTCGCCTACAGTCGCTCAGGGTCCATGCAGGTTGATGCCCAGGGGCAGCTGGTGACGCCAAATGGCTATCCAATTCAGCCCGCCATCAATATCCCTATTGATGCGCAATCGGTAACTATTGGAACGGATGGTACTGTGACAGTCAGCCTGCCGGGAACCGCTGCCGTCACCCAGGTGGGGACCATTCAGCTGGCCGATTTCATTAACCCTGCCGGCCTGCAGGCGACAGGAGGCAACTTGTTCGTGGAGTCGACATCCAGCGGGGCACCGCAGGTCGGCGTCCCGGGTCTGAACGGGCTGGGACTCCTCAGGCAGGGTTATATCGAAGGTTCCAATGTCAACGTGGTGGAAGAGCTGGTCAGTATGATCGAAACCCAGCGGGCCTATGAAATGAACAGCAGAGCGGTCTCCACGGCCGATCAGATGCTGCAATTCGTCACCAATAACCTGTAG
- a CDS encoding flagellar basal body L-ring protein FlgH yields MIGSEFVNFRLLSLTVLFVLAACSSAPEEGMEEYVPSYERLRAAAPKSGNGAIYSPGLELALYEDAKARRVGDILTVLLVEETSGQNSMDNSINSSTELNLDTPVFGGQSEPDFNYQVGGGSTFEGQSGSSQSNRLNGSIAVTVHQVLPNGNLVVEGEKWIRINQANEYVKLEGVVRPIDIGSFNTLYSTQVADARITYAGKGTNSQSNSPGWVARILFSPLWPF; encoded by the coding sequence ATGATCGGTTCTGAATTCGTCAATTTCAGGTTGCTGTCGCTCACTGTTCTGTTTGTTCTGGCGGCCTGCAGCAGTGCGCCGGAGGAGGGCATGGAAGAATATGTCCCAAGCTACGAGCGCTTGCGGGCCGCGGCCCCGAAAAGTGGCAATGGCGCCATTTACAGCCCTGGCCTGGAGCTGGCGCTGTATGAAGACGCCAAAGCGCGACGGGTTGGTGACATCCTGACGGTTCTGCTGGTGGAAGAGACCTCAGGCCAGAACTCCATGGACAACAGCATCAATTCCTCCACTGAACTGAACCTGGATACGCCTGTTTTCGGCGGGCAGAGCGAGCCCGATTTCAACTACCAGGTTGGCGGTGGCAGCACTTTCGAAGGCCAGAGTGGCAGCAGCCAGAGCAACAGGCTTAACGGCAGTATCGCTGTCACGGTGCACCAGGTTTTACCTAATGGCAATCTGGTAGTAGAGGGCGAGAAGTGGATTCGAATCAATCAGGCTAATGAATACGTCAAGCTGGAGGGTGTTGTAAGGCCCATCGACATTGGTTCTTTCAATACCCTCTACTCGACCCAGGTAGCAGATGCCAGAATTACCTACGCAGGCAAGGGTACCAACAGTCAAAGTAACTCCCCTGGCTGGGTGGCAAGAATTCTGTTCAGTCCTTTGTGGCCATTCTAG